A stretch of the Capsicum annuum cultivar UCD-10X-F1 chromosome 8, UCD10Xv1.1, whole genome shotgun sequence genome encodes the following:
- the LOC107839698 gene encoding microfibrillar-associated protein 1A — MSVTAGVSDTIIAIREKLRGKIGQTKVKRYWPGKAPEWADEPEKDEDIRMNREAALEKAFPSQGGLDIARKDDARLRRLAESRVDNREEIRADHRRIRQAEIVSTIEEENRRLERMEFEEEDEDALDERRRRIREKNLQRQQEEPLLEEEEEEVEEEEEEESEYETESEEETTGIAMVKPVFVPKSERDTIDEREKREAEERALEELVKRRLEERKLETKQIVVEKIREEEIIQKNLEQEANIADVDTDDEVNEAEEYEAWKSREIARIKREREDREASKKEREEIERVRNMTEEERKEWERRNPKPAPPPKQKWKFMQKYYHKGAFFQTDADDTTGTSGADGILHRDFSAPTGEDKLDKSILPKVMQVKHFGRSGRTKWTHLVNEDTTDWNNPWTYNDSLRAKYNGKMAAANAPIVKPKGKKMKEWETR; from the exons ATGTCTGTAACAGCTGGTGTAAGTGATACAATCATTGCAATTAGGGAAAAGCTCCGGGGTAAAATTGGCCAAACGAAAGTGAAAAGATATTGGCCTGGTAAAGCTCCTGAATGGGCAGATGAACCGGAAAAAGATGAGGATATTAGGATGAACCGGGAAGCAGCGCTTGAGAAAGCCTTTCCCAGTCAGGGTGGTTTAGACATTGCAAGAAAGGATGATGCAAGGCTGCGTCGACTGGCAGAGAGTAGAGTTGATAACCGTGAGGAAATCAGAGCAGATCATCGTCGCATCCGACAAGCGGAGATTGTTTCAACCATAGAAGAGGAAAATAGAAGACTAGAAAGAATGGAATTTGAGGAGGAGGATGAAGATGCCTTGGATGAAAGGAGGAGGAGAATCAGAGAAAAGAATCTTCAGAGACAACAGGAAGAACCTCTGctggaggaagaagaagaggaggtagaggaagaggaggaagaagaatcAGAATACGAGACTGAATCAGAGGAAGAGACCACAGGGATAGCAATGGTGAAACCAGTTTTTGTTCCAAAATCTGAGAGAGATACCATAGACGAGCGTGAGAAGCGCGAGGCGGAGGAAAGAGCTCTGGAGGAGTTAGTGAAGAGGAGGTTAGAGGAGAGAAAACTTGAAACAAAGCAAATAGTAGTTGAGAAGATACGAGAGgaagaaataattcagaaaaatttGGAGCAGGAAGCTAATATTGCTGATGTAGATACTGACGATGAGGTGAATGAGGCTGAAGAATATGAAGCTTGGAAGTCCAGAGAAATTGCCAGGATCAAGAGGGAGCGGGAGGACAGAGAGGCTAGTAAGAAGGAGAGGGAAGAAATAGAGAGAGTAAGAAATATGACTGAAGAAGAGAGGAAGGAGTGGGAAAGGAGAAACCCGAAACCTGCCCCACCACCCAAGCAGAAGTGGAAGTTTATGCAGAAGTACTACCACAAGGGTGCTTTCTTCCAGACAGATGCTGATGACACAACTGGAACTTCTGGTGCTGATGGTATATTACACCGTGATTTCTCTGCACCAACAGGGGAGGATAAATTGGATAAATCCATACTACCAAAAGTCATGCAGGTTAAACACTTTGGTCGCAGTGGAAGGACAAAATGGACACATCTTGTCAATGAGGACACAACTGATTGGAACAACCC GTGGACATACAATGACAGTCTTCGGGCCAAGTACAATGGGAAAATGGCTGCTGCTAATGCTCCTATTGTGAAACCCAAGGGTAAGAAAATGAAGGAATGGGAGACTCGGTGA